From a region of the Arachis ipaensis cultivar K30076 chromosome B09, Araip1.1, whole genome shotgun sequence genome:
- the LOC107619363 gene encoding uncharacterized protein LOC107619363 isoform X4: MAWRSGSLSRSLISTARASLRPSAPRLRPPPLAAPRLHSRRFSIPASRNLGELGCIQSLLPVHSTMAVACLTSHLAVSARAYCELSHGT, from the exons ATGGCATGGCGTTCTGGATCTCTCTCTCGCTCACTAATCTCCACAGCTAGGGCTTCCCTCCGCCCATCCGCTCCCCGCCTTCGTCCTCCGCCGCTCGCTGCCCCTCGCCTCCACTCCCGCCGCTTCTCTATCCCTGCTTCCAG GAACTTGGGGGAATTAGGGTGCATTCAATCACTGTTACCAGTTCATAGCACGATGGCTGTGGCGTGTCTCACATCGCACCTTGCTGTTAGCGCGCGTGCTTATTGCGAGCTCTCCCATG GTACGTGA
- the LOC107619363 gene encoding uncharacterized protein LOC107619363 isoform X1, producing the protein MAWRSGSLSRSLISTARASLRPSAPRLRPPPLAAPRLHSRRFSIPASRNLGELGCIQSLLPVHSTMAVACLTSHLAVSARAYCELSHGTFRRSCQDR; encoded by the exons ATGGCATGGCGTTCTGGATCTCTCTCTCGCTCACTAATCTCCACAGCTAGGGCTTCCCTCCGCCCATCCGCTCCCCGCCTTCGTCCTCCGCCGCTCGCTGCCCCTCGCCTCCACTCCCGCCGCTTCTCTATCCCTGCTTCCAG GAACTTGGGGGAATTAGGGTGCATTCAATCACTGTTACCAGTTCATAGCACGATGGCTGTGGCGTGTCTCACATCGCACCTTGCTGTTAGCGCGCGTGCTTATTGCGAGCTCTCCCATGGTACCTTCCGTCGTTCTTGTCAAGATCGCTAG
- the LOC107618854 gene encoding TIP41-like protein isoform X6 — MAVEIDDKDLKAAGAELFADGGNRGVRIHGWLIESRTHSILNSAAIQEWEHKLDTNHLPEMVFGENTLILKHLSSGTKIHFNAFDALCGWKQEALPPVEVPAAAKWKFRSKPSQQVILDYDYTFTTPYCGSCTVENDKDMNAKETSEETSNILWQDCKEQIDLVALASKEPILFYDEVVLYEDELADNGVSLLTVKVRVMPSSWFLLLRFWLRVDGVLIRLRETRMHCVFGGSTNPIILRETCWRESTFEALSAKGYPFDAATYNDPSIISQRLPIIMHRAQKLVISS, encoded by the exons ATGGCAGTGGAGATTGACGACAAAGACTTGAAAGCCGCCGGCGCTGAACTCTTCGCTGATGGCGGCAATCGCGGTGTTCGCATCCATGGATGGCTGATCGAGTCTCGCACACACTCCATTCTCAACTCCGCAGCTATCCAAGA GTGGGAACATAAACTTGATACTAATCATTTACCGGAAATGGTTTTTGGGGAGAACACTTTGATTCTGAAGCACTTGAGCAGTGGCACCAAAATTCATTTCAATGCGTTTGATGCTCTTTGTGGTTGGAAGCAGGAAGCCTTGCCACCAGTTGAAGTTCCTGCAGCGGCTAAATGGAAGTTTAGAAG CAAGCCTTCTCAGCAAGTAATACTAGATTATGACTATACTTTTACAACACCTTATTGTGGAAGTTGCACAGTTGAGAATGATAAAGATATG AATGCAAAAGAAACTTCTGAGGAAACAAGCAATATCCTTTGGCAAGACTGCAAGGAACAAATTGATTTGGTTGCATTGGCATCCAAAGAGCCTATATTGTTTTATGATGAG GTAGTCCTATATGAGGATGAACTTGCTGACAATGGAGTATCACTTCTTACTGTAAAAGTG AGAGTAATGCCAAGTTCTTGGTTTCTTCTCCTGCGATTCTGG CTTAGAGTTGATGGAGTGCTCATTCGACTGAGGGAAACTCGCATGCATTGTGTATTTGGTGGAAGCACAAATCCCATTATACTTCGGGAGACTTGCTGGAGAGAATCTACATTTGAAGCTTTGTCTGCT AAAGGATACCCTTTTGATGCCGCTACATATAATGATCCAAGCATAATCAGCCAGAGGCTCCCCATCATCATGCATAGGGCTCAAAAGCTTGTTATTTCCTCTTAA
- the LOC107618854 gene encoding TIP41-like protein isoform X5, whose translation MAVEIDDKDLKAAGAELFADGGNRGVRIHGWLIESRTHSILNSAAIQEWEHKLDTNHLPEMVFGENTLILKHLSSGTKIHFNAFDALCGWKQEALPPVEVPAAAKWKFRSKPSQQVILDYDYTFTTPYCGSCTVENDKDMLHSDRRYSIFVWQNAKETSEETSNILWQDCKEQIDLVALASKEPILFYDEVVLYEDELADNGVSLLTVKVRVMPSSWFLLLRFWLRVDGVLIRLRETRMHCVFGGSTNPIILRETCWRESTFEALSAKGYPFDAATYNDPSIISQRLPIIMHRAQKLVISS comes from the exons ATGGCAGTGGAGATTGACGACAAAGACTTGAAAGCCGCCGGCGCTGAACTCTTCGCTGATGGCGGCAATCGCGGTGTTCGCATCCATGGATGGCTGATCGAGTCTCGCACACACTCCATTCTCAACTCCGCAGCTATCCAAGA GTGGGAACATAAACTTGATACTAATCATTTACCGGAAATGGTTTTTGGGGAGAACACTTTGATTCTGAAGCACTTGAGCAGTGGCACCAAAATTCATTTCAATGCGTTTGATGCTCTTTGTGGTTGGAAGCAGGAAGCCTTGCCACCAGTTGAAGTTCCTGCAGCGGCTAAATGGAAGTTTAGAAG CAAGCCTTCTCAGCAAGTAATACTAGATTATGACTATACTTTTACAACACCTTATTGTGGAAGTTGCACAGTTGAGAATGATAAAGATATG CTACATAGTGATAGAAGATATTCAATTTTTGTATGGCAGAATGCAAAAGAAACTTCTGAGGAAACAAGCAATATCCTTTGGCAAGACTGCAAGGAACAAATTGATTTGGTTGCATTGGCATCCAAAGAGCCTATATTGTTTTATGATGAG GTAGTCCTATATGAGGATGAACTTGCTGACAATGGAGTATCACTTCTTACTGTAAAAGTG AGAGTAATGCCAAGTTCTTGGTTTCTTCTCCTGCGATTCTGG CTTAGAGTTGATGGAGTGCTCATTCGACTGAGGGAAACTCGCATGCATTGTGTATTTGGTGGAAGCACAAATCCCATTATACTTCGGGAGACTTGCTGGAGAGAATCTACATTTGAAGCTTTGTCTGCT AAAGGATACCCTTTTGATGCCGCTACATATAATGATCCAAGCATAATCAGCCAGAGGCTCCCCATCATCATGCATAGGGCTCAAAAGCTTGTTATTTCCTCTTAA
- the LOC107618854 gene encoding TIP41-like protein isoform X7: protein MAVEIDDKDLKAAGAELFADGGNRGVRIHGWLIESRTHSILNSAAIQEWEHKLDTNHLPEMVFGENTLILKHLSSGTKIHFNAFDALCGWKQEALPPVEVPAAAKWKFRSKPSQQVILDYDYTFTTPYCGSCTVENDKDMLHSDRRYSIFVWQNAKETSEETSNILWQDCKEQIDLVALASKEPILFYDEVVLYEDELADNGVSLLTVKVRVMPSSWFLLLRFWLRVDGVLIRLRETRMHCVFGGSTNPIILRETCWRESTFEALSALLCLSCHLQEWL, encoded by the exons ATGGCAGTGGAGATTGACGACAAAGACTTGAAAGCCGCCGGCGCTGAACTCTTCGCTGATGGCGGCAATCGCGGTGTTCGCATCCATGGATGGCTGATCGAGTCTCGCACACACTCCATTCTCAACTCCGCAGCTATCCAAGA GTGGGAACATAAACTTGATACTAATCATTTACCGGAAATGGTTTTTGGGGAGAACACTTTGATTCTGAAGCACTTGAGCAGTGGCACCAAAATTCATTTCAATGCGTTTGATGCTCTTTGTGGTTGGAAGCAGGAAGCCTTGCCACCAGTTGAAGTTCCTGCAGCGGCTAAATGGAAGTTTAGAAG CAAGCCTTCTCAGCAAGTAATACTAGATTATGACTATACTTTTACAACACCTTATTGTGGAAGTTGCACAGTTGAGAATGATAAAGATATG CTACATAGTGATAGAAGATATTCAATTTTTGTATGGCAGAATGCAAAAGAAACTTCTGAGGAAACAAGCAATATCCTTTGGCAAGACTGCAAGGAACAAATTGATTTGGTTGCATTGGCATCCAAAGAGCCTATATTGTTTTATGATGAG GTAGTCCTATATGAGGATGAACTTGCTGACAATGGAGTATCACTTCTTACTGTAAAAGTG AGAGTAATGCCAAGTTCTTGGTTTCTTCTCCTGCGATTCTGG CTTAGAGTTGATGGAGTGCTCATTCGACTGAGGGAAACTCGCATGCATTGTGTATTTGGTGGAAGCACAAATCCCATTATACTTCGGGAGACTTGCTGGAGAGAATCTACATTTGAAGCTTTGTCTGCT TTGCTTTGTCTTAGCTGTCATCTACAAGAATGGTTGTAA
- the LOC107618854 gene encoding TIP41-like protein isoform X3, which yields MAVEIDDKDLKAAGAELFADGGNRGVRIHGWLIESRTHSILNSAAIQEWEHKLDTNHLPEMVFGENTLILKHLSSGTKIHFNAFDALCGWKQEALPPVEVPAAAKWKFRSKPSQQVILDYDYTFTTPYCGSCTVENDKDMNAKETSEETSNILWQDCKEQIDLVALASKEPILFYDEVVLYEDELADNGVSLLTVKVRVMPSSWFLLLRFWLRVDGVLIRLRETRMHCVFGGSTNPIILRETCWRESTFEALSAGSYFSCSCFVLAVIYKNGCNLMFNASLIDWFMQKGYPFDAATYNDPSIISQRLPIIMHRAQKLVISS from the exons ATGGCAGTGGAGATTGACGACAAAGACTTGAAAGCCGCCGGCGCTGAACTCTTCGCTGATGGCGGCAATCGCGGTGTTCGCATCCATGGATGGCTGATCGAGTCTCGCACACACTCCATTCTCAACTCCGCAGCTATCCAAGA GTGGGAACATAAACTTGATACTAATCATTTACCGGAAATGGTTTTTGGGGAGAACACTTTGATTCTGAAGCACTTGAGCAGTGGCACCAAAATTCATTTCAATGCGTTTGATGCTCTTTGTGGTTGGAAGCAGGAAGCCTTGCCACCAGTTGAAGTTCCTGCAGCGGCTAAATGGAAGTTTAGAAG CAAGCCTTCTCAGCAAGTAATACTAGATTATGACTATACTTTTACAACACCTTATTGTGGAAGTTGCACAGTTGAGAATGATAAAGATATG AATGCAAAAGAAACTTCTGAGGAAACAAGCAATATCCTTTGGCAAGACTGCAAGGAACAAATTGATTTGGTTGCATTGGCATCCAAAGAGCCTATATTGTTTTATGATGAG GTAGTCCTATATGAGGATGAACTTGCTGACAATGGAGTATCACTTCTTACTGTAAAAGTG AGAGTAATGCCAAGTTCTTGGTTTCTTCTCCTGCGATTCTGG CTTAGAGTTGATGGAGTGCTCATTCGACTGAGGGAAACTCGCATGCATTGTGTATTTGGTGGAAGCACAAATCCCATTATACTTCGGGAGACTTGCTGGAGAGAATCTACATTTGAAGCTTTGTCTGCT GGCTCTTATTTCTCCTGCAGTTGCTTTGTCTTAGCTGTCATCTACAAGAATGGTTGTAATTTGATGTTTAACGCCTCTCTAATTGATTGGTTCATGCAGAAAGGATACCCTTTTGATGCCGCTACATATAATGATCCAAGCATAATCAGCCAGAGGCTCCCCATCATCATGCATAGGGCTCAAAAGCTTGTTATTTCCTCTTAA
- the LOC107619363 gene encoding uncharacterized protein LOC107619363 isoform X3: protein MAWRSGSLSRSLISTARASLRPSAPRLRPPPLAAPRLHSRRFSIPASRNLGELGCIQSLLPVHSTMAVACLTSHLAVSARAYCELSHGDPDS, encoded by the exons ATGGCATGGCGTTCTGGATCTCTCTCTCGCTCACTAATCTCCACAGCTAGGGCTTCCCTCCGCCCATCCGCTCCCCGCCTTCGTCCTCCGCCGCTCGCTGCCCCTCGCCTCCACTCCCGCCGCTTCTCTATCCCTGCTTCCAG GAACTTGGGGGAATTAGGGTGCATTCAATCACTGTTACCAGTTCATAGCACGATGGCTGTGGCGTGTCTCACATCGCACCTTGCTGTTAGCGCGCGTGCTTATTGCGAGCTCTCCCATG GTGATCCTGATTCCTGA
- the LOC107618854 gene encoding TIP41-like protein isoform X1, whose product MAVEIDDKDLKAAGAELFADGGNRGVRIHGWLIESRTHSILNSAAIQEWEHKLDTNHLPEMVFGENTLILKHLSSGTKIHFNAFDALCGWKQEALPPVEVPAAAKWKFRSKPSQQVILDYDYTFTTPYCGSCTVENDKDMLHSDRRYSIFVWQNAKETSEETSNILWQDCKEQIDLVALASKEPILFYDEVVLYEDELADNGVSLLTVKVRVMPSSWFLLLRFWLRVDGVLIRLRETRMHCVFGGSTNPIILRETCWRESTFEALSAGSYFSCSCFVLAVIYKNGCNLMFNASLIDWFMQKGYPFDAATYNDPSIISQRLPIIMHRAQKLVISS is encoded by the exons ATGGCAGTGGAGATTGACGACAAAGACTTGAAAGCCGCCGGCGCTGAACTCTTCGCTGATGGCGGCAATCGCGGTGTTCGCATCCATGGATGGCTGATCGAGTCTCGCACACACTCCATTCTCAACTCCGCAGCTATCCAAGA GTGGGAACATAAACTTGATACTAATCATTTACCGGAAATGGTTTTTGGGGAGAACACTTTGATTCTGAAGCACTTGAGCAGTGGCACCAAAATTCATTTCAATGCGTTTGATGCTCTTTGTGGTTGGAAGCAGGAAGCCTTGCCACCAGTTGAAGTTCCTGCAGCGGCTAAATGGAAGTTTAGAAG CAAGCCTTCTCAGCAAGTAATACTAGATTATGACTATACTTTTACAACACCTTATTGTGGAAGTTGCACAGTTGAGAATGATAAAGATATG CTACATAGTGATAGAAGATATTCAATTTTTGTATGGCAGAATGCAAAAGAAACTTCTGAGGAAACAAGCAATATCCTTTGGCAAGACTGCAAGGAACAAATTGATTTGGTTGCATTGGCATCCAAAGAGCCTATATTGTTTTATGATGAG GTAGTCCTATATGAGGATGAACTTGCTGACAATGGAGTATCACTTCTTACTGTAAAAGTG AGAGTAATGCCAAGTTCTTGGTTTCTTCTCCTGCGATTCTGG CTTAGAGTTGATGGAGTGCTCATTCGACTGAGGGAAACTCGCATGCATTGTGTATTTGGTGGAAGCACAAATCCCATTATACTTCGGGAGACTTGCTGGAGAGAATCTACATTTGAAGCTTTGTCTGCT GGCTCTTATTTCTCCTGCAGTTGCTTTGTCTTAGCTGTCATCTACAAGAATGGTTGTAATTTGATGTTTAACGCCTCTCTAATTGATTGGTTCATGCAGAAAGGATACCCTTTTGATGCCGCTACATATAATGATCCAAGCATAATCAGCCAGAGGCTCCCCATCATCATGCATAGGGCTCAAAAGCTTGTTATTTCCTCTTAA
- the LOC107619363 gene encoding uncharacterized protein LOC107619363 isoform X2 — protein MAWRSGSLSRSLISTARASLRPSAPRLRPPPLAAPRLHSRRFSIPASRNLGELGCIQSLLPVHSTMAVACLTSHLAVSARAYCELSHGRNGKDG, from the exons ATGGCATGGCGTTCTGGATCTCTCTCTCGCTCACTAATCTCCACAGCTAGGGCTTCCCTCCGCCCATCCGCTCCCCGCCTTCGTCCTCCGCCGCTCGCTGCCCCTCGCCTCCACTCCCGCCGCTTCTCTATCCCTGCTTCCAG GAACTTGGGGGAATTAGGGTGCATTCAATCACTGTTACCAGTTCATAGCACGATGGCTGTGGCGTGTCTCACATCGCACCTTGCTGTTAGCGCGCGTGCTTATTGCGAGCTCTCCCATG GTAGGAATGGAAAAGATGGGTGA